GAAATGTAGATCAGTACTTCTAAGATTTTGAAGACAGTTCTGCTTGGATAGGGAgctatttcctttgttgttgttttattcatATCTTCGTGCTGCTTTTTTATCAGATGTTGTAGTAGCCAGATCTGATCCATACTTCAGCCAGTGATGAAGATGTCACAACCTAAAGATAACAAAATGTTCTTGCTGACAAAAATGTGCTGCTGTGAAACTTGACATTTTCATGGGCTTCTCTGTTGCAAAGTGACTGTAAGCTCCAGCAGAAGATTGTAATGTAATTGAAGAGATGCCTTAAAATGCCTTAGGCTGAGTCCAGTCATTAAACTGAGTAGTTCATAAGCCCTGAGTTTGTGATTCGATATCTGGCCTGATTAAACAAAAGTTTAACATAAATAAGCCTCTCTATATGTGTAAGAGTTATCTTAGTGTCAAAGAAGCACGGTGGCAGCATGGAACCTGAAATAACCTGTCACTAAACTCTCACTCTTAATCATTATTACAGTGAGGTGATACCAAATGATCATTAGTTTGTTAGGAACCAAATGTGGATCCTTCTAGGTGCTGcataaaaccagaacaaaaggTAGCTTCGAAATGGTCGTGGATGATTGGAGGAGGTACCACAGACAGGAGTGACAGAACAGCTTCAGTGCTTTGGTAGCAGGCGAGGGCCTGGAAGCTCTCTCCAGCAAAGCACCTGAGTTGGCTGAGCCTGAACCACGCAGGAGGAAGCAACGAGTGACAGCAGTTGGAGACTCCCTTCTGCGGGAGATGGCAGCTCCCGTTTGCCGCCCCAAcatgctgcccggggaggttCGTTGAGGGGCTGACGTCTGGGACGAGGTGGAAAGCGTGCTGAGTCTTGTCTGCGCCTTGGACTTTTACTCCCTGCTGCTCACCAACAGTGCTGCCAGGGGAGGTGTGGAGCCTGTCAGGCTTGGCTACATTGCCGCAGGGTGAGTCAAAGACGTGGATGCCCAGGTGGTTTCTCCTCAATACTGCTGGTGAGAGGGTAGGGCTTGAAGAGTGGATGGATCCTGTAGGTCAACAACTGGTTGCACAGCTGTTGCTGAAAACAGGGAATTGGCTTTTGTGACTATGGGATATCTCCTCTTCGAGGACTAAGAACTGCTAGGAAGAGATGGGGTTCACCTCAGCAAGGGGGGCAAAAGCTGTGTCTGTACCACATCTAGAAAGATAAATGATTGTTTCCTAAGTGCTGTGATAACACAAGAAATACAGAGCAGTGATCATTTGCCAGTAATCTGGCCAGCCTGGGGCGGGAGAACTGTAAGTTGAAGAGATGACAAGTCATAATCACATGAGGAGGTGGTGGACCAAGTTGGTAGGCATGATATTTCCTATCTTTACATTAAACAATCTAACTTATCAGTCTTTGCCATACTTCTAGAATAATTGTGTCATGTTCTTTTCCAAATTAATAATGCTTAGCACGCCCTACAGTTTTCATTGTCAGAATTCTTCCCAGACATCCCTCCAGTATGTTTATGTGATAAACAAGTGTCAGTGTCTTTTTAAAGGAGGGAACTGTATTGTACAGTGAAAAAATGAACTAGGACTGAGAGATAATTTAAAATTAGAGTTGAAGAGTTCCTTATTCCCAATGCTACCTCAGACTGATTATTCACATCTTTCCGAAGGTGTGAACCTAAGAGGCGGAGATGGGATTTGCTTCTGGGGCTCACAGGTTCTAAGGAAGGATCTAAACCACACAGAATATTGTTAAAAAGAAAGAGACTCAGTGACAACTTTGTGAGGCTAGGCTTTCTTTTCAATTGCTTTCTTTACAAGTACCTGTGAAAGAAATGGAATATTTGATTGCCTAGAACTCTTCTGTGAGACAAaaaattggttttattttcatacCAGTGAGAATTAAAAAAGGCCCAAACAAACCTTAATTGGTTCCAAGCCAACTGTTTTCAGCATTTCTATTTGacttctaaatgaaaaaaaatattggcaCTGAAAATTGCACCTGAGGCACTGGAAGAGTAGCTGCTTTTGAAAACATTATTCTCACCTTTTAGATGCAAATTTGATCATGAAGCATGGAATAATGTTTGAAAAACAGTGGGTTTTCAGATAGAGGCTTTGATTAAGCGTGTTGcatttcacttctgtttcctGCTTCATTTTTATTCTCCCCTCCCCCTGCGTTCTCAttcttagtaattttttttcatgatcttgttttaaaattttccaaatgaaaagacTTTCTGGGTCTGTCCTGGACTCCTGCACTAGCTCAGTTTTGCTGCAACAAAGGCGGATTTGTGAACCTCATTTGTGCCTTTGCTCCGTCTTCCTTTTTGTGCAACCTTGTACAATGGAGAAATCTCTTTTAGATCTTTTCtcctgaatattttatttcaattacgAGGCTTGGGTAATTCTTAGCTAGTCCGATATATTCATTTTCATGACATTTTTATGTGTCTCATCTTTCATTTGAATAACACTAATCAATTCATTTAAATATAGTAACATTGCATAATATTACAGTAATGTTATTACTATGATATTTATAATATACTTGTAATAGTTCATTAAATGGGGTTTGGGGTAATTTAAAATAACTGCTCACATTTTATCATAATGATTTTTTACTGTCTAACTGTTCCGCTACCCATTTCTCTTAGTTTTATTATATTATTTCATTTCCAAACTAAACACTACTGTTTTGAAAGATCAATGTTATCATTGCTCCCATGTATTAATAGCACTGTTCAAACACGGACATCTTTCAAAGGCTTTGTCAACATTATCAAGCAATGAGGCACAATAGGAGGGGATCAATAGGAGGGTGTTGGGAGCCCCATAACTAGATTGTACGTGATTTAGGAGATTTACTTCAAACTAGAGCTAATCTTGCCTCCTGGACTGAAATGTCACCTTGATGCTTGAGGTTCAAAGATGTTTGAAGAGAAGGCCTGTCTACCACAGGCCTTTGCCTCTGGCCTGGGGGATGCTCACGGGGTAAAATGAGAGCATCAGAGCCAATTGCATATCATTGCCCCTCCCTTGGTGGCTGTGTAAGATGCAGTCCAGTGCTCCAAAAAAACCAAGGAAGATGATTGACATTCATGACAACTGCTAACAGATATCCACAGAGCCAAATTCTGGCTTGCTGGTACACACACTCATGTCAAAGCGTCTGAGAATCGGGTGGTTTTGGCAGGAAGGTTTTCTGCTCTGGTGTTGGCTCTGGTCTACACTGGTGAACAACAAAGTGTTGCAACGTGCTGCAGTGGAAGGTCAAAGAGCGTTCTGGGACAGGATCCTCCATCCACAGTGTGCACAGCACATTTGTTGATGCTGTTGCCTTGACCTGGAAATGTCGACTTCACATAGTTTTAATCCAAGCCTGCTTGCAGTCACAAATGGAACTGTAGCCAGGCAGAATATTTTACCACCACATTTGCTGCACATGGAATAACGTGGGCTTGTCTGTCCAGAAGCTGTTCATCCAGCGAGGCAGGATTCAACTTTGAATTGAATGTTTTATCTCTGGtcttatttcagaattttaaacTTCCAAGCAGAAAGATCATAATCTTGAATATGAAGCACTAGGTAATAAAATTACAGGCATTTAAACTTTATGGTAAAATACAGTGTGCAATTTATACAGAACAGAACTTTTATCACTCTTTTTCAAACAGGATTTAGGTTCTTACCTGGCAAAAACTTGCGTTGAAACCATGGGGACTATTTATGAAGAAGAGATTTCAAAGTCATTCTTAGTGTCATTTTGGAACTAGATAGCAGCCTGCCACTCTTTGAAGCTGATCACGTTTTCTTGGGATAAAAAAACTCCACAGGGTTTCGCTGGCTGACAGAACGTCTGGCTTGATAGCTGTTGCTGAAAATGCAGCCACGTGTTGCCAAGTACCTTTTAAACTGTGTTTGCAAGACAGTTGACAAATAACTTCAAAGACTTTTCTAGGCTTAAATAATTCTCAAGTGTGACAAAACAGAGTGAGTCAGAGTAGAAGAGGAAGCCAGCTGGGAAGCTCTAGGCGAAAAGACTTACTGCTGTTAGAAACAGCAAACATTTAACCTTcaaataagtaaaatattttttattttgcaacagCTTCATTACTAACAGTCAGCATTCTACTTTAAATTCCTATCAGCAGCAGTGTAGCTTACTGTGGTTTCCACAGAGAAGTTAAACCACAGTTCCCCAATTTGTGTATACAGTACCAAATCTGTGTGGTCCGCAGTCCACGGAGCTGTCTCCTGGGCTGGTTTACCTCCAGAGCAGACAAAACCAGGTGTGTTTCCTCTGGAAGGTCTGCAGGCACCTGGTAATGCTACTCAAACCTTCATCACCTTGTACTTCCCATGGACATCTGTGGAGTTCTTCCCGAGTCAGAGTAAACAAAACTGCTTGACAAAAGCCTACCGGCGTAGAGTAGCTGAAAGGGGTGGTGCCACAGATACGCTGTGTCTTCTGGCAGAAATGGAGCTGATGTGGGTTACTGCCAGGCTAGTATTTCTTCTCTAGAAGAGAAATGAGACATTAAAAAGGAGAGACAAACTCCTCACCTACACACAGGTCTGAGGACACCTGACTTCTAACCCTGGTCCTGACAGCAGGGTGGCTCACTGTGTCCCTCACTCTACAGCAACACACCACGTCTTGCTTGTAAGTTTGTTACACCAAAATTTACAGAAGGCTGCTAGACTCTTAGTTGAAGACAAACCTATCATTTCTTTGAGTAGTGACTATGATGAATATCTAACTAAAATGTATTTCTCTGCTGTCTCCCACACTGTGAGGAGTTTGAAGTACCCATAGCAATAGCAAAACAATTGGACCTGTAATTTGGAAAAATTCTAAAACATGCCTTGAAAATAGGTTTCGTCATGCTGTAGATACAAATTCTGTAAAGACATTTGAACTAGTGGACTCCTCACAACGTGTAAATGTAAACACATATTTAGCCTCCACAGAGGCAGGTGTAATATGAAAAGGAACTTATGGTGACAGTGTTACACCTAGAAACAGTTTAGGCTGCTGTTTTCTCATCTGAATTAATCTAATTCTTATTTGCCGTAATAAGACAAATAGGAAATGTTATAATACTGGATTTCCATGCTGTATATACCATTGGAACTTTCTGTGGATTTCAGTAATAGCTTTCTTCAATATGCAGTGTAGAGCTTTATGTCATGGAGTGCTGATGAATATAGAAAGCTTTGTTTTGATCCCATGCTAAATAATTCAACAGATTTGTTCCCATATGACAACAGTCTTAAAACGGATGCCACTGCAGTGTAGCTGAACATCACGCTGAATTTTCACTGTGGGTCTGCAAAAAATCAAAAGTAACTAGCTAACTGTTGCTATTAATCTTCACAAGGAAagtgtatctatatatatattttaattttaatttttatatatatattttaatatttgtcaCTATTTGGCTTATAAAGACTTCCATGTTGAGTTGTCCTGAAACATTTCATAAACCCTGAATTAATGTCAACATTTTTGATCAGGCCTGGCATCATCAACATAATTGTCTAGGCTTTGGAATTGCAACGACTTAGCGACAAATCTTCAAGCAATGGAAGTGAAAACTTGACTCGACAGGACTCCTCCAAAGTCATATATCAATGCTGAAATTTAAGTTCCTGAAGGAAAATAAGAACTGCCATTGCAGCTGATATGATCAAATTTATTGAGTGAATCAAAACTCCACAGAAGCCAATTGAGCTCTCCCGCTGACTTTCATGGGTCCCGAATTTCTCACATTATCTGTAGAAACGGATAAAGTTACTAACAGTAGAGCTTTTGGACCACTTTGAATACTTAATTAAGGCAGACTAGGGACTGTGCTCATTTTGGGTAATGTTCATTGTACTGGATGGGTTCTGGACTGGCTCTAGGTACAGCTCATGCCCTCCGAGGATTTGACTCTCTCGTCGCATTGCATTTCTACATTTGTTTGCAGTTTTCTGCTGCGGTAAAATAATTTTCCCAGTATCCAATTTTGTGACTAAAATCAGTGTTATTTGTCAAGACAAATGCTATGTTTATTGcactatgagatttttttttttgtctctattGGCTATCTGGCTATTCTGCAGACAATACTAAATTAGAAAGCAGGGTTGGCATCTTGGCTTGTACAACTTCAGTTCAGAGAGGTCTTAACAAACTTGGAGTGAGCCGACAGAAACCTTGGGCAGTTCAGCAAGGAGGACGAGCAAGTTTCGTGTGTGGAGCAGAAAACCCCAATACCACCATAGTTTGCTTACCATAATCGTGACCATAATCGTGCCTCAGTAGTTTGTCTATCATAATTGTACCACCGTAGTTTGCTTGTCATAATTGTGCCACCATAATTTGCTTGTCGTTATCGTGCCTCAGTAACTTTATCATAATTGTGAATAAACATTGTAAAATGATACAGGATATCTGGTGTCGTTTCACCTTAATCCAACACAGGGGATCAGTGAATGTGAGTCACTCTCATTAATGGAGTGGGACATTTAGTCACTCTTATTATTGTGGTGTgacaccttgttgaacttcatgaggttcacatgtgcccatttctcgagcttgtccaggtccctctggatggcatcccatccctcaggcgtgtcgaccgcaccactcagcttggtgtcatctgcaaacttgctgcgggtgcactcaatcccgctgtctaggtcactgatgaagatattgaacagtactggtcccagtacggacccctgagggaaaccacttgtcaccagtctccatctgtaCATGGAGCCGTTGACcattaccctctggatgcgaccatccaactgATTCCTCATCCactaaacagtccacccatcaaaaccACATCTCCTgattttggagagaaggatgttgtgagggactgtgtcgaaggtcttacagaagtccagatagatcacacccatagctcttcccttgtccacagaggtagtcactccatcatagaaggccactaggttggtcaggcaggacttgtccttggtgaagccatgctggctgcctcgaatcacctccctgtcctccatatgccttagcatagcttctaggaggatctattccatgatcttcccagatgGACCTCGGCAAAGgtaagcccatccgcgggattgcttttgctcagggacctgggtgcacctggtgggtaacgagaaaggatggggaagtccgatgtgtacctcatggggatttgattttgggggagaatagtcaataaataaatgatataaagttaattgctaaataaccctgtcactgtctgttaccacTACTATAGTTGCTATATGCTGTATCAGTAGTGTGTGGCACATGCCCTGCCCTCGGCCACCTCggcgagccccggggctgccatTGCCCAGGCCCTGCCCTCGGCCACCTCAGCGTGCCGGTGGCCGCCACCCGGCAGCTGCCGCACGGCGGGGCGGGGATGCGGCCCCGCAGTCCCGCCGGGAGCCCGCGGACCgcgcggggcgggacggggcggggcggcgcccgggggcgggccgcggcggtgggcgggaggcggcggggccgccggggaGGACGGGCCGGGATGCCCGGGAggggcggcggcaccggcacctccccgccgccggggcaggggctgggggcggagaggcggcggcggcagcagcagcggccgcAGCATGCGCcggcctgccccggccccgcggctgccccgCGGCGGCCGCCGAGGGCAGAGCGACGGCAGCGGGCGGCGCGGATGGAgccggccccgcaccgctcccccgccgggcggcccggcttcccgcggcggcggcggcgggcgctggcggccggGCTGCTGGGCACCGCCGCCGCCCTCGCCCTCTACGTCTGCCTGCCGGAGCCGCCGGGGGCGCCGCGGCCCgcggcgggaggccgggccggCGAGGTGACCGTGCTGCTGTGGTGGGAGCCCTTCGGCCGCCCCGAGCGCGTCGCCGACTGCCGGCGCCGCTACAACGTGTCGGGCTGCCGCCTCAGCGCCGACCGCAGCCGCTACGGCCAGGCGCGGGCCGTGCTCTTCCACCACCGCGACCTGGCGCGGCACGGCGCCGAGCGGCTGCCCCGCGGGCAACCGGCGCGGCCCCCCGGGCAGCTCTGGGTGTGGATGAACTTCGAGTCGCCCTCCAACTCGCCCGGCCTGGGGAGCCTGGCCGGCCTCTTCAACTGGACCATGTCCTACCGGCGGGACTCGGACGTCTTCGTGCCCTACGGGTACCTCTAcgccccgccggcgccgcggCCCTTCGTGCTGCCCCGCAAGACGCGGCTGGTGGCCTGGGTCATCAGCAACTGGAACGAGGAGCACGCCCGGGTGCGCTACTACCACCAGCTGAAGGAGCACCTGGCCATCGACATCTACGGGGCGCGGGGGCTGGCGCTGGCCCAGGGCGGCGTGGTGGAGACCGTCTCGGCCTACAAGTTCTACCTGGCCTTCGAGAACTCCCAGCACACGGACTACATCACCGAGAAGCTCTGGAGAAACGCCTTCGCCGCCAGCGCCGTGCCCGTCGTCCTGGGCCCCCGCAGGGCCAACTACGAGCGCTTCATCCCCGCCGACTCCTTCATCCACGTTGACGACTTCCCCAGCCCCCAGCTGCTGGCCACCTACCTGAAGTTCCTCGATAAAAACAAACCCAGCTACAGAAAGTATTTTGCCTGGAGGAAGAAGTACGATGTCCACGTCACCTCCTTCTGGGACGAGCATTTCTGCAGGGCTTGCGAGGCTGTGAGGGCAGCCGGGAATCACGTCAAGACTGTGCAAAATCTGGCCGGCTGGTTTGAAAGCTGATGTTGCTGGCCTGGCCAGCCCGTGCCGGCGGTGGTCGGTGCCAAGGCGAAGGGAAGGAGAAGTCCCACGGAGGTTGTTAGCTGAGGTAGCACACAGAGCGCTGTGTCCTCAGTGAGAGAAGCATACGGGTACAGGTAAACAAGCTGTGAATTGCCTACAAAAGGCTGATTTTTATCAAAGTACGAAATTATGGAAGTACAAAGAAATACTAGGCAAGGTGATTCTTCAAGAGCGTAGTTAGATTACCAGAAATCTTACCGATCTGCAACCTTTACAGCTGTGCATAGCTCGACTCAAATAACCGATGCCAAGTTCTGCAGCCGTACAGCTGAAACCAATTTTGTCAGCTATGACAGCTTCCTGGACCGTGAAACTTGCTCCTGCTGACAGGGGATGCATGATCAGTGCTGGCTTTCTGTACTCGAAAGACAAATGAGAGTATTTTGAACGGTGATTTTTACGCGTGTGAAAGCTGTTCGCAGACAAATGCAGAACCGCGAGTCTTGAATGTCCGAATGTAATGATTCAGTAGCACTTTTTAGCAATGTTTAAAATTGCAGCAGCCAACTAATAATTCTTTGagccaaataataataataattccatTTAGGAAAAAGTGTATGGAGGGGACTGGATCTGAGTGGAACAAAGAGCTTGGGTGATGAAGTGTATTTCTTCCCCTGCATACCAGAACCATAGGCGTGTTTATCCTGTACAAAAGTGGAGAATGGCTTTAAGTACAGGAAAAGATGAACTGTAGAAAGAAAAGTTAGAACATTTCCACCCTCCCTTCATTCAGGAATTAGAATATGTTTACAGGAGTCTGCATGTTTTTCTCTGCGAAGTTACTGCCATATAGCAAAAAGCAGGGAAAGGCTCAGAACTACAGGGTTTTTAATACTATATTGAATATGCATACAGAAAAGTGAACTTCTCTGGTGTCATTAGACTGTCCTGTTGTGTAGTGATTGTTTTGGTTCAAGGCAcgtgtttttaaaaattctgctggGTGACAGACTACTCAcaatgctgctttgctgtttatAAAATAACAAttgccaaaaaaccccaaccccaaaacTCAAGGCCCAAATCACTgccattcaaaataaaaattactgtacAGAATAAAATCTAGACTGttggtaaaatacaaattgtgtGAGGAAAGAGTATGAGAAGGgagtgattttgttttttctttggttttgaggggtttttcCTGCTCAGTTTTTTATTCAATAAATATGTTCCTGAGATAAAACTTCCATCTCTCAGTGTCTACTGGGAGTGTTTGCAGTAGTTACTCCCTTTCAGACTCTGCCGTTCTGTTGGAGTAAGATCTTCCTAGCAGTCAGCATATGGTTACTTTTTGGTTACTTGTAATCTTGCATGGGGAAATCCATAAGGAAGCCTCAATTGCAACTTGCACGTCCACCTGAAGTTGAGCCTTCCCTGCCCTTTACAACTATAGGATTTGGTGGCAAAAAATGATGAGCCACGAGGGTCCTGCACAAACGATTTAAGGGATTTATCCAGTTCCTATTTAAGGGTCTGGATAATCCATGAAAATACGCAGAGAGTTCACTTGGAATAAAACCATGGGCACAGAACAGGTGGGGAAAGAAGAAGGTCAGTTGCAAGTAAAAGCTGGGCATCAGAAGGGGTGAGCTTCCTGGCATCTGTGAGCTGTATTTGGGTTAGAATAGGATTAGGTTTGACTTGAGCAGTAAACGATGTCGGCTAGGTGCTCTTTAGATGTATGAGCTGACAAGTCTGCTGTAATTTATCGTAAATTAGATGATCCCTATGATTAGGCAAGTATGTAACTAAAGattattgaaaaaaatctttggtaATAATGAAACTCATGAAtaatctgcacagatttaccAGGTCATATCTTGCTGGCTGCTATGTTTATTGCCTTCTGCTTTTGCGAAAAGTACTTTTTGCTAAAAGTACTTGGTGGACGTTTCTGTTGCTAATGCCAGAGTTGCTGTCACAGTTTTGTTGGGAAAGGAGAGTCAACGTGATGTGGAGTGTGGTAGGGATTGTAACTAATGCTGCATTTTCACCTGAATGGGTCATAAGTGACTGTTTAAAGTAAAAGCATGTTCCTCATTGCGTGCCCGTCTCTTTCTCTGCCAGCGGCTACAGCTTCCAGAGAATTGGCTTTGATAATCTGAGAAATCTAATTTAGGTATAGCATTAACAGTAGTAGCTAAGTGTCGGGATAATAGAATCGGTTTCCCTttgatttgtcctttttttctatttagtttTTTATCGTGATtcatgtaaatatatataaataaatggataaatagatataaataaatattttaatcttaaaaGCAGTGAGCAATCTTTGAAGACCAGTATTTAGGATTGCACTACTTTTTTATCAGTCTACTGAAActagtgcatttttttcagtccGTCTAAATTTTTTAGCGTTTTCTGGAAGTTTCCAGGCACACATCGCTGTGTGATCATTAGTGATGCCATAGGCAGAAGATCAGGCTGTGGGAATGTGGGAATTTCTAAAGATTGCAATTGAGACTTTATTTTTCTCAGCCTCGCTAAGAAAAGCAGTTGAAATCTTTGAACTACAGTTTTGTAAAATCCAGGAGAGCTGTGCAATAATTAAAGCATCGTGCTCGAATAAGGTGTAAATCAGCCACTTGTTGCATGGTTGTGCTGTATTTGTAAGTTACACATTGAGTATTTTCATGAATTATATAATCAAAACTGCAGTCTTGTAACAATTATTGGAGAGCACTTGCTTTGGGAGAAAAGCGAAGCGTTTTCTAGTCTCATAGTTCTTGTGTGAGTGTTGCACACTTTTCCATTTTGACTTGGGAGGGAATTCagccctggcctacagctgctgAAGTCAGTAATACAGCATCGCTATAAAGCTGCTTTGGTTTTTGGCTCGTCCACTCCTCAGGCTAATAGTTAGTGTGCTGTTATATGCTAAGGACTGTCTTTTGTAACTCGCTTTATAAAGCCCAAGTTCAATGCTGAATAAaaaatttgtctgagaaaactGCATTGTATATCAGGTACCAGACTCCACAATTTATTGCAGGTGATGTATATAACCAATCTATAAAAATTAAGccaatttattttctattttaagtaGAAAGGTCTTTTTGAATACATtttgaaaaagtgttttattCCATGCCTTAAAATATAGGggtggagggagagaaaggaagatcATTATCTTCTGTTTTTATAAGGAGaagaattaatattattttttgatTGTGGTAAAGATGGAATACAGAATTATGTGATCCGTTAAGTTACATATTGAATCTCAGGGAATGTTATGCTGTAAGATGTCTTAATCTTCACAGAATGAAGCAACTTTGTATTAATTATTTAGATTGACCCtcaataaaattaaagaaaggaaGTAGCACAAAATGACcgtattcttttatttttgtcttctttctgtgtTACGAAAGTTGtagaaactgatttttaaagataattaatttatttttgtgtttgtttaatcAATAGAAGTGGCTGATTGTTCTCAAAGTAGTCAGACTGTCTGAGGTTAGGAATGAAACGTGGTTGTgccaggagaaaaatatttttataggagAGGCCGTGCTGAGTTATTTTCCGTATGAAAAGGAGCATTTATTGAAGTTGGatgtctgctgcaaaaatgtcatttcaaacaaaaccaaagaacaaaCTTTCTCTTGACGTACAGAGAATTTGAGTGTGGTTGGATTTTATTCTCCCActtaaatttcaaaatgaaatggaGATTGTGTTTATTTTGATATTCAGCAGGTAGTGCTACAGCTACCTTTTTAGCTGCAGCTTTTCTCGTGCTTGTTCGTCATTGCCTTCAACTGAGCAACAAAAGACAAAGGGCCCAAAGCTCTTTTCCCTGAGCTTTTGTTAACAAGGATTGCAGCACAGATGATTGCTTACCTCTCTTTTTACTGATCTTCTATACTGCTTGGTGCATATTATTGAGAACCTTCAGCGTTTCTGAAACTTCCAGCGCAGCCAGGATGGGCCAAGTGCTACAGTCCTCGCTTTTCTCCCCGTCAGGTGATTCATGCTGTATCACCGTCACTTTCACATTTGGAAGTAGAGCTTAAACCGACGGCTTGTTTACTCACGTCCGAGAGGGAAAGcgttttttggtggttttccaGACGCGGTTGAACTCTGGGTTGAGGAAACTGGTGGAAAGATTTTTCTGCCAAACACTGAGTATCATTTGTACAAGCTTGTTTGGTGACTCCGGAGAAGGGAGTTGCACCTTATTAAACTCACACAGCCTTCTGTCCAACAA
The window above is part of the Opisthocomus hoazin isolate bOpiHoa1 chromosome 1, bOpiHoa1.hap1, whole genome shotgun sequence genome. Proteins encoded here:
- the FUT4 gene encoding alpha-(1,3)-fucosyltransferase 4, which codes for MEPAPHRSPAGRPGFPRRRRRALAAGLLGTAAALALYVCLPEPPGAPRPAAGGRAGEVTVLLWWEPFGRPERVADCRRRYNVSGCRLSADRSRYGQARAVLFHHRDLARHGAERLPRGQPARPPGQLWVWMNFESPSNSPGLGSLAGLFNWTMSYRRDSDVFVPYGYLYAPPAPRPFVLPRKTRLVAWVISNWNEEHARVRYYHQLKEHLAIDIYGARGLALAQGGVVETVSAYKFYLAFENSQHTDYITEKLWRNAFAASAVPVVLGPRRANYERFIPADSFIHVDDFPSPQLLATYLKFLDKNKPSYRKYFAWRKKYDVHVTSFWDEHFCRACEAVRAAGNHVKTVQNLAGWFES